The Humulus lupulus chromosome 4, drHumLupu1.1, whole genome shotgun sequence genome has a window encoding:
- the LOC133831661 gene encoding DEAD-box ATP-dependent RNA helicase 38-like, whose protein sequence is MSDADSNAAAATTTIAATIAQPPTVTKSPVKETKRWADMEDEESNNPESSSNSEINIDNLKIDEDKKINKFLDEPEDSNIKAVVSGETPYTSAKTFEELELREELLKGLYVEMKFQKPSKIQAISLPMILTPPHKDLIAQAHNGSGKTTCFVLGMLSRVDPQLKAPQAICICPTRELAIQNLEVLLKMGRYSGISSECAVPMDSTNYISINKRPPVSSQIVIGTPGTIKKWMSAKKLGVSNVKILVFDEADHMLAEDGFKDDSLRIKKDIERSSPHCQVLLFSATFNETVKNFVSKIVKDYNQLFVKKEDLSLESVKQYKVFCPDEMTKIKIIKERIFDLGENLGQRIIFVRTRNSASMLHKQLVDDGYAVTTIQGANTPEERDKIVKEFKDGLTQVLISTDLLARGFDQQQINLVINYDLPIKYDTQEPDYEVYLHRIGRAGRFGRKGAVFNLICGDRDEATMRKIELYFQSEVTVVKNTDEDFEKALKQSGLL, encoded by the exons ATGTCGGATGCTGATTCTAATGCTGCGGCTGCCACTACTACCATTGCCGCCACCATCGCCCAACCACCGACAGTTACCAAATCTCCAGTGAAGGAGACAAAACGCTGGGCTGATATGGAAGATGAGGAGTCAAACAACCCCGAGTCTAGTTCAAATTCAGAGATAAACATTGATAATTTGAAAATCGACGAGGACAAGAAGATAAACAAGTTCCTAGATGAGCCAGAAGATTCCAATATCAAAGCT GTTGTATCTGGGGAGACGCCTTACACTTCAGCTAAAACTTTTGAGGAATTGGAACTTAGAGAGGAGTTGCTCAAGGGCTTGTACGTGGAGATGAAGTTTCAGAAACCCAGTAAGATCCAAGCTATTAGTTTGCCAATGATCTTGACCCCTCCGCATAAGGATTTGATTGCCCAAGCACATAATGGGTCTGGTAAGACCACTTGTTTTGTGCTTGGAATGTTAAGTCGTGTTGATCCCCAGCTCAAGGCTCCTCAAGCCATTTGCATCTGTCCCACTAGAGAGTTGGCTATTCAG AATTTGGAAGTTCTTCTTAAAATGGGGAGGTACTCGGGAATAAGTTCGGAGTGTGCCGTTCCGATGGACAGCACAAACTATATATCCATTAACAAACGGCCACCTGTGTCGTCTCAAATAGTAATTGGGACACCTGGTACAATTAAGAAATGGATGTCTGCCAAGAAATTGGGGGTTAGTAATGTGAAGATTCTTGTTTTTGACGAGGCTGATCACATGCTCGCAGAG gatggcttTAAAGATGATTCTTTGAGAATAAAGAAGGATATTGAGAGAAGCAGTCCTCACTGCCAG GTGCTTCTGTTTTCTGCAACTTTTAATGAAACAGTCAAGAATTTTGTTTCGAAGATAGTTAAAGATTACAACCAGCTCTTCGTGAAGAAAGAAGACTTATCTCTGGAGTCTGTCAAGCAGTACAAGGTCTTTTGTCCAGATGAGATGACCAAGATTAAAATAATTAAAGAGAGAATATTTGATCTGGGTGAAAACCTTGGACAAAGGATTATTTTTGTTCGAACACGAAACAGTGCAAGCATGCTGCATAAACAGCTTGTGGACGATGGGTATGCTGTTACGACCATCCAAGGTGCCAACACACCAGAAGAGAGAGACAAAATTGTTAAAGAGTTTAAAGATGGTTTGACTCAAGTTCTTATTTCAACTGACCTTCTTGCTCGGGGTTTCGACCAACAACAG ATTAATTTGGTGATCAACTATGATTTGCCGATTAAGTATGATACCCAAGAGCCTGATTATGAGGTTTACTTGCACCGAATTGGAAGGGCTGGTCGGTTTGGGAGGAAGG GGGCTGTATTTAACTTAATTTGTGGTGATAGAGATGAAGCAACAATGAGAAAGATCGAGCTCTACTTTCAGAGTGAAGTGACTGTG GTTAAGAATACTGATGAAGACTTTGAAAAGGCATTGAAGCAATCGGGTCTACTTTGA